The genomic window ctttgggcggtttgtgggcgttagagtatgcttggaaaaaagttttttggcaaatcgatagaaatttacaagactgatacaaaaatgaaaaaatataaaaacatttttcaaaagtgtgggcgtcgtagctttgggcggtttgtgggcgttagagtgggcgtggcaaaaagttttttggcaaatcgatagaaatgaACAAgcctaatacaaaaatgaaaaaatatcaaaacattttttaaaagtgtgggcggggcagttttgggcggtttgtgggcgttagagtgggcgtggcaacatgaattgacaaacttgcgctgcgtctatgtctctggagtctgttTGCCGAATCTCAACTAgctagcttttgtagttcctgagatctcagcgtttatacggacggacagacagacggacagacggacagacggacatggccagatcgactcggctattgatcctgatcaagaatatatatactttatatggtcggaaacgcttccttctgcctgttacatacttttcaacgaatctagtatacccttttactctacgagtaacgggtataaaaaggccACAGTGACACAACAAGCGTAAgccactactttcaaaaagtaaagattaaaataatctataaagaaatgactCTTGAACTCTCATTAAGGAATTTGTTtgcaccaagaaaagcgcaatttacttccctaatgatgaggattttctgatcttccagagGGCATTTAATCCTAAAGAAACATAAGGAACTTTTACATCCAGgtatagaaaaaaccattaattggtttaaaaaaaatactattacccagatagtcaaaagctaattcaaaatattatcaatGAATGTGAAAAAACCGAACATAAAGACAcaaaattgacatttgaaacaactccagaaatatttaacacaagggaaaaatacgtgatagatttttatctcacgggtaaccagatcttcttatcttgtattgatatttattcaaaatttgcctcactagttgaagtaaaaagtagagattggctagaagcaaaaagagccattactaaaatattcaatgatgAGGGAAAGCCACAGGAAATTAAAGCGgacaaagattcagcttttatgtgcatagctttgcaaaactggttaagatccgaaggcgtacaaatttctgtaacaaatttcttcaacactgacagtttttggcggtttgtgggcgttagagtgggcgtggcaaaaagttttttaacaaatcgatagaaatttacaagaccaatacagaaatgaaaaaatattaaaacagttttcaaaagtgtgggcgtggcagttttgtgcggtttgtgggcgttagagtgggcgtggaaacatgaatcgacaaacttgcgctgcttctatgtctctggagtctgtatgtttaatctcaactttctagcttttgtagttcctgagatctcgacgttcatacggacagacagactgacagacagacggacatggccaaatcgactcggctattgatcctgatcaagaatatatatactttatatgatcggaaacgcttccttctgttacatactttcaacgaatctagtatacccttttactctagtattgcgaatttttaattatatatacatacatatttataggGTTGGAAACTCTTCCTGCTAACTGTTACATTCTTTATAACGAATCTACTTACCCTTTTCATACGCGAGTAACGGATATAAGAATTGtgctttcaattatttatttataccaTGAGCACTAAGATTTTAGTGACGCCTACTAACCGCAATTTTGTATTAACACGTTGCCACGGCCACTAGAAAGTTAGGCTCTGTGTGGCACTCAAACCTCAAATTTTAACTAAAAGTCACGGCCACCTAACGGccaaaaattttatttaaaagttttaaggTAAGCTTTGGAAAAAGTTTCTTCAAAgataaagtaaaaataaattaataaatatatatatcctttTTAGGCGCAAAATTTTGCACGTGCTAAGCAATTGAGAGCGAAATTTGAAAAATGGCAGGATAACGAAATAGAACGTGAAATAAAGGAAGGTCGCGCCGACATATATTCACAGCTTATTTCAAACGAATCTATTGAAAGTGCCAAAACGTGAGATTGAACGTATGAACCTTGACTAGTTTGCAAGATAATGGTATTTTCATTTCAGAATACGGGAACGCtttgaaaatatgaaaaattcGAACACGAAACAAGAGAACACATCAAAAACTCAAATAAAACGATTTGTTGTAAGTTTAGTACATTAAATATCTTTACCCGTCTTACCACTTTATTCTAGTAACACGTGATGGTCTACTAATTACGAATTATCACCAAAGGCATATTTTAAGCAATATATATGCATTCGTCCGAAAGATGATGACCTGGAAGCTTCGAAATAATatcttatattttatatgtcttatataaatacatttttgacattttcaatGTGGCAAATACATAATGAGTATAATACTTTATTCTATAGCTTTATCCATAAAGTCCAAGAATCGTTTGGCATATTGTTCAGGGTCACAGGTTGATATACCATCAACATTACTGCCATATTTAACGGTTTTGGCTGCTTTAGCTGCCTAAAATATATCGTTTagattgaaataaattaatataattttttctaaTTACCTGTTTTTTTACTCCATATTGTGTAAGAACGTCAATAATTGCAATAAAGTAAATTTCGCGTTTTTCTGCAAAACagttcaaaatatattttaagcaatgtaaaataattataaattatctTATTTTAATACTGGTTATCCGAGAAGTGACGAAACGCTATGGATGTTTTATAGTATACCTTTCATACCTATACCGGTCATACCTTTTTTATTGGATTACAACAGCAAAATGCAATTAGGTTTATAAAAGCggttatattaaaaaaatttcaacGTTTCTTTATGTAAATGAAACgtcaataaattttcaaacattAAGCATTATTAATTGCCCTAATGGGACGGTTAAGAAAGAAAGACATAACATTAGACCAAAAAATTTGGAACCATCTGGTTTAATAATTCTTTCAAacgaaacaagagagaatgccatagtcgagttccccaaATATACTTAGAgggtggaagtgcgaacgagaaatttcACCACATTCTGGAATATCGgttgaaattggaaaaaataaattgggtggtttgtgggcgttagagtgggcatggcaacattgttcgacaaacttgcgctgcgtttatgtctctggagtGTGTAAGCTTAAACTCATCTTTCTatcttttatagttcctgagatctcgaagtttatacggacagacagacggacggacagacgggcaTGGCTagattgactcggctattgatcctgatcaagaatatatatactttatatggtcggaaacgcttccttctgcctgttacatactttttaacgaatctagtatacccttttactctacgagtaacaggtataaaaatttaagttGCGTGCACATTGTAAAGTTATAAGGGCTAGTGAGCCCaagctttttaaaaaaatttaccTTCAATACTCGGAATGTCATATATGTCAACTTCATAAACGACTTCTTTATACTGTGCACCTCTTGGAGAATCGGGAGGAGTGTTATACGTCCAGCTTTAACAAAAACTGTGTAAATTtaaagttaaacaaaaattgtttttatttaccgTTCACCGCTATCGCATTCCTCGCTTTCGCTGTTCTCACTGCGACCAGCAGTTAGTATATTATCTCCCTGTAAAGCTTCCTCCTCTGCACGCACGCAGTCGTGCACGCCGACCAACAAAGAGTAATCCATAATGTGCAACCTAGTCAGAagctaaaaataattatatatcaaaatatatttatacataaaaaAGTACCTTGCAACACATAATTATATACCGGTTATTGTTAGTATTTTGTTACAATTTAAAGGTTTTTTAGATTAATTTTTTTACAGAATAAATACGTGCTTATAATTTTCAAGACCTAAATAAGAAATGTCCGGGACACGCAAAACAGTGACCATGCAATATAGGTCAATAAAAATGCGCCCTTATACTTACACTGGTCGGCataagtttattttaatttaaaaatgaacAATAATAGCTGGAAAAATTTCTCTTTAACTGCTgcttttacttattttttacGTATATAATCCGTAACTCTTATAATAGGTATAAAATGTGTAATATGCACAGCGACGTGTTTTCAGACTCTATAAATTAATGATATTCAGGATAAGTTAGACGTTGACATTACATTCAAACGAACAGATTCGATATTTAGCGTCAAGGGTGGGAGTTTTCTTAATAAgacaaacatttttgtaactatttatacccgttactcgtagaaaaaagggtatactagattcgttgaaaagtatttaacaggcagaaggaagcgtttccgaccatataaagtatatatattcttgatcaggatcaatagccgagtcgatctggacatgtccgtctgtccgtccgtataaacgtcgaggtctcaggaactacaaaagctagaatgttgagattaagcatacagactgcagtcatagaagcagcgcaagtttgtcgattcatgttgccacgcccactctgacgcccacaaaccgcacaaaactgccacgcccacacttttgaaaaatgttttaatattttttcatttctgtattggtcttgtaaatttctattgatttgttaaaaaactttttgccacgcccactataacgcccacaaaccgcccaaagctgccacgcccacacttttcaaaaatggtttggtatttttttatttttgtattagtcttgtaaatttctatcgatttgccaaaaaaacactttttgccacgcccactctaacgcccacaaaccgccaaaagctgtcagtgttgaagactctccttcgcacttccactagctgagtaacgggtatcagatagtcggtgAACTCGCCTATAGCGTTCTTActtgttttcaattaaagaaatgtaatttttcaaaaaaacaaaaaaaaatcaaataaaatatttaaaaatgtcaggttttggaggtttgtgggcgttaaaaaGGATGTGGCCAAAATGTTGTTGGTATAcgatagaaattggcaaatttaaaaatcaaaacatttttcaaaattgcaAACGTCAAAGTTTTGGTCGGTGAGTCTATAGCTCTGGCatctgcatgcttaatttcaactttctagcatttatatataattttttattgtcgGAAACACTCTTTTCTCCCTGTTATgtactttttaacgaatctagtgtACCCCTTTAGTGAGTAACGGGTTTTAAAACCAATGTCGGAGagtgcattttaatttaaagcaatATTACGTTGTATTTACCTCATTGTATATATTTCCTTAAATTAAGTTCATGAAATTGTTAGGACTTGAGCAAGAAATGTTTCTAAATAAAGCCCAGTGTCAAAGTAAATATCGAAACAAATAGTTTaaacacatatgtacatacggACTGGTAATAGGTGTTTAACTTCTTTGTTAGGACATTAAGTCTATACCACTTATACGTTTACGAAATTAAGCATTTCTGAAAAGGTTTTAACTGAATTTTTAGATTGCTTACACACATGCAACTTTGTTATATACTTGTCTTATTTCTATATAGTCTAATTCGCAAAAACTATTctataccctttactcgtagaataaaaggTTATTTAAGATTCTATGAAAAGTGTGTAACAGCCAGAATGAAGCATTTCTGACGCTATgaagtatatattcttgatctgGCTTTCTAGTAGTTTCAGACCTACAAGAATGCAAAATATGCAGATGTACGTAAGTTGGTGCGAGTTCGTTTTAATGATTGCAACGCTTACTCCAACACCCACAAAAGCACACACTTTTTTAACAACCGTCGCACGCAAAATTCTTGCTTTAGCTTGTATTCTTTTCCTCCCACCTAAAGACCTTAACATTATGgattatactatatatttaatgttttatgttttgtttaaatacaaatccaaatgcaaacaagtgttataaaaataaatttaaaatatttacttacaTCCACATCATTGCTTAGGGTATTCATAAGCTTGTTCTTAGCTTCTTTTCCAATGTCcaatttaactttttgttttataaaatcATTGTCTTTGAAAGTCGGCAAATTCTTTTCAAGTTCCTTTTCTGATGCTTCCCGATCAACGGTGCTACCTTTTAAATCAAACTTTCTATCAAATAAACAAAGGTTATACTATACATATAAGCGGTGTGACTTTCAACAATTTTCATACTTGTGTATTGTCAAGTGGGAGCTGAAAACATTCCTCATGACGACGAAGTAATATTGCACACTTTCTACAGTGATACGATACATTCCCAAATATTGCGGCAACAGCGTTTTTCCATGTCTTTCCACAACGTACTAAAAATTATGATAACGGATtgattaaaatcaattaaataatacttTACTCACCGGGTGGTATTGCTTTAAAAATGCGTGCATTCGTTCAATTTCTTCCGATGTCaaactttttataataaaaaaccTATCATAACTCTGATAAAATTGTGCTCCTGATTTTCCAGACGAATCAATTTGAATAGGTTGGGATCGAGTTAAGGACTCGCGGTAGTCCACATCATCAACTCCAAATCTTTCACGCAAATTTCTAAACACAAGAGGACAATATTCCTTGACTTTGAAATGTGACGGCATGTTTTCTCTGTAATGGTAatgataaaagaaaaataccaACATTCGAGAATatcaaaattgtttttttttgttgcttacTTATTAAATAGATGATTATCCACCTTAATTTTAGAATAAGCACGAAAGTCGTCTGGCAAAAGCATTACAGGTATGTTTACGTGACTTAATTCATTAATCTGGAAATAATTCAAATTAGCTTATCTTTGTTTTTTAGGTCAATTTTTGTTACATACAGTGTGATTTATTCCCCACATGAACACACTTAAAATTGGTTCATTGGCTCTAAATAACTTAACCTTTTGATGCTTAACCCTGAAGTGCTTCTTTTTTAAAATCCGGGGCTGGGATGTCGATgagatttttttttccatattttgGCTGGCTAATAtgactaaaaacaaaaataattggATGACATTACCAGACAAATTAAGCtaaattaaagttaaagcTGAGAAACCATTCCATAATAATACATATAGCATTTAAGGTATATATTatcttaaatataaatacacatagaacacaaaaattaattaaaacaatatattCAGTCGCACGTAAATTGTTTACTAATTTACATTAAATAGAAGTttgtaattacattttattgaaaattaaaacaacaCAGCGttcataatatatatattacgTTTACTTTGGGGATATGCtaattgtatttaattgtACAAAGGTTTAATATAATCTCTTGCAGGCTTATGAATAGACAAATTTTTAgtttacataaat from Drosophila santomea strain STO CAGO 1482 chromosome 4, Prin_Dsan_1.1, whole genome shotgun sequence includes these protein-coding regions:
- the LOC120454840 gene encoding phosphatidylinositol 5-phosphate 4-kinase type-2 beta isoform X1, whose protein sequence is MEKKISSTSQPRILKKKHFRVKHQKVKLFRANEPILSVFMWGINHTINELSHVNIPVMLLPDDFRAYSKIKVDNHLFNKENMPSHFKVKEYCPLVFRNLRERFGVDDVDYRESLTRSQPIQIDSSGKSGAQFYQSYDRFFIIKSLTSEEIERMHAFLKQYHPYVVERHGKTLLPQYLGMYRITVESVQYYFVVMRNVFSSHLTIHKKFDLKGSTVDREASEKELEKNLPTFKDNDFIKQKVKLDIGKEAKNKLMNTLSNDVDLLTRLHIMDYSLLVGVHDCVRAEEEALQGDNILTAGRSENSESEECDSGERWTYNTPPDSPRGAQYKEVVYEVDIYDIPSIEEKREIYFIAIIDVLTQYGVKKQAAKAAKTVKYGSNVDGISTCDPEQYAKRFLDFMDKAIE
- the LOC120454840 gene encoding phosphatidylinositol 5-phosphate 4-kinase type-2 beta isoform X2, translating into MMWMLHIMDYSLLVGVHDCVRAEEEALQGDNILTAGRSENSESEECDSGERWTYNTPPDSPRGAQYKEVVYEVDIYDIPSIEEKREIYFIAIIDVLTQYGVKKQAAKAAKTVKYGSNVDGISTCDPEQYAKRFLDFMDKAIE